One Streptomyces sp. NBC_00554 DNA segment encodes these proteins:
- a CDS encoding Crp/Fnr family transcriptional regulator has protein sequence MDDVLRRAPLFAALDDEQAAELRASMSEVTLARGDALFHEGDPGDRLYVVTEGKVKLHRTSPDGRENMLAVLGPGELIGELSLFDPGPRTATASALTEVKLLGLGHGDLQPWLNARPEVAAALLRAVARRLRKTNDQMSDLVFSDVPGRVARALLDLSRRFGVQSEEGIHVVHDLTQEELAQLVGASRETVNKALADFAGRGWLRLEARAVILLDVERLAKRSR, from the coding sequence GTGGACGACGTTCTGCGGCGCGCCCCGCTCTTCGCGGCGCTCGATGACGAGCAGGCCGCGGAGCTCCGCGCCTCCATGAGTGAGGTGACCCTCGCTCGCGGCGACGCTCTCTTCCATGAGGGCGACCCCGGGGACCGCCTCTACGTGGTCACCGAGGGCAAGGTGAAGCTCCACCGCACCTCCCCCGACGGCCGCGAGAACATGCTGGCGGTCCTGGGCCCCGGTGAGCTGATCGGCGAGCTGTCGCTGTTCGACCCGGGTCCGCGCACGGCCACGGCCTCCGCGCTGACCGAGGTCAAGCTGCTGGGCCTTGGCCACGGCGACCTCCAGCCCTGGCTGAACGCGCGGCCCGAGGTGGCCGCCGCCCTGCTGCGCGCCGTCGCCCGGCGCCTGCGCAAGACCAACGACCAGATGTCCGACCTGGTCTTCTCGGACGTCCCGGGCCGCGTCGCCCGCGCCCTCCTGGACCTCTCCCGCCGCTTCGGCGTGCAGTCCGAAGAGGGCATCCACGTCGTGCACGACCTCACGCAGGAGGAGCTGGCCCAGCTGGTCGGCGCGTCCCGCGAGACGGTCAACAAGGCCCTCGCCGACTTCGCGGGCCGCGGCTGGCTCCGCCTGGAGGCGCGTGCCGTGATCCTGCTGGACGTGGAGCGGCTCGCGAAGCGGTCGCGCTAG
- a CDS encoding nucleotidyltransferase domain-containing protein: protein MQNKGLDAQGYIAPEGALGRVPREFRPVVAMARDRVLDVFGSRLDSAYLYGSIPRGTARVGRSDLDLLLVLREEPTEEDRADARSLDEALDKEFAQIDGSGTLLVSRTRLLSDLERYDLGWFVACLCTRLLGEDLAEYLPRYRPDSLLARETNGELALFLPRWRERIADAADTEEARRPLVRYMSRHLVRTGFTLVMPRWNGWTSDLREMAEAFAAYYPERADEMRAAAVLGYEPGGDLAVLRSYVDDLGPWLAEEYARVHGVKAPRPDQP from the coding sequence ATGCAGAACAAGGGGCTCGACGCCCAGGGCTACATCGCGCCCGAGGGCGCCCTCGGGCGCGTCCCGCGGGAGTTCCGGCCCGTGGTGGCCATGGCGCGGGACCGGGTCCTCGACGTCTTCGGGTCGCGGCTCGACAGCGCGTACCTGTACGGGTCGATTCCGCGCGGCACCGCGCGCGTGGGGCGCAGCGATCTCGATCTGCTGCTCGTGCTGCGCGAGGAGCCCACCGAGGAGGACCGTGCGGACGCCCGCTCCCTCGACGAGGCGCTGGACAAGGAATTCGCGCAGATCGACGGGTCCGGAACGCTCCTGGTCAGCCGTACGCGGCTGCTGAGCGACCTGGAGAGGTACGACCTCGGCTGGTTCGTCGCCTGCCTCTGTACGCGCCTCCTTGGCGAGGATCTGGCCGAGTACCTGCCGCGCTACCGCCCCGACTCCCTCCTCGCCCGCGAGACGAACGGCGAGCTCGCACTGTTCCTGCCGCGCTGGCGCGAGCGGATCGCCGATGCCGCCGACACCGAGGAGGCCCGCCGACCGCTGGTGCGCTACATGTCACGCCATCTCGTACGGACCGGGTTCACGCTCGTCATGCCGCGTTGGAACGGCTGGACCAGCGACCTGCGGGAGATGGCCGAGGCGTTCGCCGCGTACTACCCGGAGCGGGCCGACGAGATGCGGGCAGCGGCCGTCCTCGGCTACGAGCCCGGCGGCGACCTCGCCGTGCTGCGGTCGTACGTCGACGACCTCGGGCCGTGGCTCGCCGAGGAGTACGCGCGCGTGCATGGCGTGAAGGCCCCGAGGCCCGACCAGCCGTAG
- a CDS encoding MBL fold metallo-hydrolase, producing the protein MTDAAALPGQPRGGVLSGPATPRAVNVLAPNASAMTLDGTNTWILAEPDSELAVVIDPGPLDDVHLRNVVDTAEKAGKRIALTLLTHGHPDHAEGAVRFAGLTGTKVRALDPALRLGDEGLGAGEVITTGGLELRVVSTPGHTSDSLCFHLPADQAVLTGDTVLGRGTTLVAHPDGRLGDYLDSLRRLRSLAVDDGVHTVLPGHGPVLEDAQGAVEFYLAHRAHRLAQIETAVENGHRSPSEVVAHVYADVDRSLWPAAELSVRAQLDYLREHGLI; encoded by the coding sequence ATGACCGACGCAGCCGCCCTCCCCGGCCAGCCGCGAGGCGGGGTGCTCTCCGGCCCCGCCACCCCGCGAGCCGTCAACGTCCTGGCACCCAACGCCTCCGCGATGACCCTGGACGGCACGAACACCTGGATCCTGGCCGAGCCGGACTCCGAGCTCGCGGTGGTGATCGACCCGGGGCCCCTGGACGACGTACACCTGCGGAATGTCGTGGACACGGCCGAGAAGGCCGGCAAGCGGATCGCGCTGACGCTGCTCACGCACGGGCACCCCGACCACGCCGAGGGCGCCGTGCGGTTCGCCGGGCTGACGGGCACGAAGGTGCGGGCGCTGGATCCGGCGCTGCGGCTCGGGGACGAGGGGCTCGGCGCGGGGGAGGTGATCACCACCGGCGGCCTGGAGCTGCGTGTGGTGTCCACCCCCGGCCACACCTCCGACTCGCTGTGCTTCCATCTCCCGGCCGATCAGGCCGTCCTGACCGGGGACACCGTCCTCGGCCGCGGTACGACCCTGGTGGCCCATCCCGACGGCCGTCTGGGCGACTATCTGGACTCCCTGAGGCGCCTGAGGTCACTCGCGGTGGACGACGGCGTCCACACCGTCCTGCCGGGCCACGGACCCGTCCTCGAAGACGCCCAGGGCGCCGTCGAGTTCTACCTCGCCCACCGCGCGCACCGCCTCGCCCAGATCGAGACGGCGGTCGAGAACGGCCACCGGTCCCCGTCCGAGGTCGTCGCCCACGTGTACGCGGACGTGGACCGCTCCCTGTGGCCCGCGGCCGAACTGTCGGTCCGCGCCCAGCTGGACTACCTGCGGGAGCACGGCCTCATCTAG
- a CDS encoding NUDIX hydrolase encodes MANGQWFPPEWPDRIRALAEGTLTPVAPKRAATVMLLKDGPTAPTVHMLRRRASMAFAGGAYAYPGGGVDPRDDEHHIRWAGPTRAWWAKRLGVDETSAQAVVCAAVRETYEEAGVLLAGPTPDTVVGDTTGDEWEADRAALVARDFSFAEFLDRRGLVLRSDLLGAWARWITPEFETRRYDTWFFVAALPEGQRTRNASTEADRTVWINPADAAASYDKGELLMMPPTVATLRQLTAYDTAADALAAAPDRDLTPVLAKARLENGEVVLSWPGHDEFTKHIPTGGASA; translated from the coding sequence ATGGCGAATGGGCAGTGGTTCCCCCCGGAGTGGCCCGACCGCATCCGCGCACTCGCGGAGGGCACCCTCACACCGGTCGCCCCGAAGCGGGCGGCCACCGTGATGCTGCTCAAGGACGGGCCGACCGCCCCCACCGTGCACATGCTGCGCAGACGCGCCTCCATGGCCTTCGCCGGAGGCGCGTACGCGTATCCCGGCGGCGGCGTCGACCCGCGCGACGACGAGCACCACATCCGCTGGGCGGGCCCCACGCGCGCGTGGTGGGCGAAAAGGCTCGGCGTCGACGAGACCTCCGCCCAGGCCGTCGTCTGCGCCGCGGTCCGCGAGACGTACGAGGAGGCGGGCGTCCTCCTCGCGGGCCCCACCCCGGACACGGTCGTCGGCGACACCACGGGCGACGAGTGGGAGGCGGACCGCGCCGCCCTGGTCGCCCGCGACTTCTCCTTCGCGGAGTTCCTGGACCGCCGGGGACTCGTCCTCAGGTCGGACCTCCTGGGCGCCTGGGCCCGCTGGATCACCCCGGAGTTCGAGACCCGCCGCTACGACACGTGGTTCTTCGTGGCCGCCCTCCCGGAGGGCCAGCGCACCCGCAACGCCTCCACGGAGGCCGACCGCACGGTGTGGATCAACCCGGCGGACGCGGCAGCCTCGTACGACAAGGGCGAGCTGCTGATGATGCCGCCGACCGTCGCGACCCTGCGCCAGCTCACCGCGTACGACACCGCCGCCGACGCCCTCGCCGCCGCACCCGACCGCGACCTGACCCCCGTACTGGCGAAGGCCCGCCTGGAGAACGGTGAAGTGGTCCTCTCCTGGCCGGGCCACGACGAGTTCACCAAGCACATCCCGACCGGTGGAGCCTCCGCATGA
- a CDS encoding RidA family protein produces MSGAIEAKLAELGLTLPEVVPPLAAYQPAVQSGVYVYTAGQLPIVEGKLPLTGKVGAEVTPEEARDLARTCALNALAAVKSVAGDLDRIARVVKVTGFVASASDFTGQPAVLNGASELLGAVLGDKGVHARSAVGVAVLPLDAPVEVEIMVELSSPSGV; encoded by the coding sequence ATGAGTGGCGCCATCGAGGCCAAGCTGGCGGAACTCGGGCTGACACTGCCCGAGGTCGTCCCGCCGCTGGCCGCGTACCAGCCTGCCGTGCAGTCCGGTGTGTACGTCTACACCGCGGGCCAGCTCCCGATCGTGGAAGGCAAGCTTCCGCTCACCGGCAAGGTGGGCGCGGAGGTCACGCCCGAGGAAGCCAGGGACCTGGCCCGCACCTGCGCCCTGAACGCGCTCGCCGCGGTCAAGTCCGTCGCGGGCGACCTGGACCGCATCGCGCGTGTCGTGAAGGTCACCGGCTTCGTCGCCTCCGCCTCCGACTTCACCGGCCAGCCCGCCGTCCTCAACGGAGCCAGCGAACTCCTCGGCGCCGTCCTGGGCGACAAGGGCGTCCACGCCCGAAGCGCGGTCGGCGTCGCGGTCCTCCCGCTGGACGCGCCGGTCGAGGTCGAGATCATGGTGGAGCTCTCCAGCCCGTCCGGCGTTTGA
- a CDS encoding DUF4177 domain-containing protein, which yields MTKWEYATVPLLVHATKQILDTWGEDGWELVQVVPGPNNPEQLVAYLKREKA from the coding sequence ATGACCAAGTGGGAATACGCAACCGTGCCTCTGCTCGTCCATGCCACGAAGCAGATTCTGGACACCTGGGGCGAGGACGGCTGGGAGCTCGTCCAGGTCGTGCCCGGGCCGAACAACCCCGAGCAGTTGGTGGCCTACCTGAAGCGGGAGAAGGCATGA
- a CDS encoding ArsA-related P-loop ATPase has product MSRLQVVSGKGGTGKTTVAAALALALATEGKRALLVEVEGRQGIAQLFETEALPYGERKIAVAPGGGEVYALAIDPELALLDYLQMFYKLGGAGRALKKLGAIDFATTIAPGLRDVLLTGKACEAVRRKDKSGRFAYDYVVMDAPPTGRITRFLNVNDEVAGLAKIGPIHNQAQAVMRVLKSKETAVHLVALLEEMPVQETADGIAELRAAKLPVGRIIVNMVRPALLDDADLELTAAAPRTAIAKSLSAAGLGGARRGGLAERLVDPLLEQAAEYAERHTLEREQRAVLTEQGLPLHELPLLAEGMDLAGLYQLAKELRQQGIS; this is encoded by the coding sequence GTGAGCAGGCTCCAGGTCGTCAGCGGCAAGGGCGGTACCGGCAAGACCACGGTAGCCGCCGCCCTCGCGCTCGCCCTCGCCACGGAGGGCAAGCGCGCCCTTCTCGTCGAGGTCGAGGGCAGGCAGGGCATCGCGCAGCTCTTCGAAACAGAAGCGCTGCCCTACGGGGAGCGGAAAATCGCCGTCGCTCCCGGGGGCGGGGAGGTGTACGCCCTCGCCATCGACCCCGAACTGGCCCTTCTGGACTACCTCCAGATGTTCTACAAGCTGGGCGGCGCCGGCCGCGCCCTGAAGAAACTCGGCGCCATCGACTTCGCGACGACCATCGCGCCGGGTCTGCGGGACGTACTCCTGACCGGCAAGGCGTGCGAGGCCGTACGCCGCAAGGACAAGAGCGGGCGGTTCGCGTACGACTACGTGGTCATGGACGCGCCGCCGACGGGGCGCATCACCCGCTTCCTGAACGTCAACGACGAGGTGGCGGGCCTCGCGAAGATCGGCCCGATACACAATCAGGCACAGGCCGTCATGCGGGTCCTCAAGTCCAAGGAGACGGCCGTTCACCTGGTGGCGCTCCTGGAGGAGATGCCCGTACAGGAGACCGCGGACGGCATCGCCGAACTGCGGGCCGCGAAGCTGCCGGTCGGGCGGATCATCGTGAACATGGTGCGGCCCGCGCTGCTCGACGACGCCGATCTGGAACTCACCGCCGCCGCCCCCCGTACCGCCATCGCCAAGTCGCTCTCCGCGGCCGGACTCGGCGGCGCCCGGCGTGGCGGACTCGCCGAGCGGCTGGTGGACCCGCTGCTGGAGCAGGCCGCCGAGTACGCCGAGCGGCACACCCTGGAGCGCGAGCAGCGGGCGGTGCTCACGGAACAGGGCCTGCCGCTGCACGAACTCCCTTTGCTCGCCGAGGGAATGGATCTGGCGGGCCTGTACCAACTGGCCAAGGAACTGCGTCAGCAAGGGATCTCATGA
- a CDS encoding ArsA family ATPase — MSSDPARARDSARAQESARARDSAHAHDSTRALGNARLLDVDPLIDDPKTRIVVCCGSGGVGKTTTAAALGLRAAERGRKVVVLTIDPARRLAQSMGIDSLDNTPRRVKGVEGDGELHAMMLDMKRTFDEIVEAHADRERAAAILNNPFYQSLSAGFAGTQEYMAMEKLGQLRAREEWDLIVVDTPPSRSALDFLDAPKRLGSFLDGRLIRLLTAPAKLGGRAGMKFLNVGMSLMTGTLGKLLGGQLLKDVQTFVSAMDTTFGGFRTRADATYKLLQAPGTAFLVVAAPERDALREAAYFVERLAAEDMPFAGLVLNRVHGSGAAQLSAERALAAAENLGPDAAADRDLEAAENLAEARIVDQGGGKAGLRNSPDTYDSSESPASEAPAPDAADDPDEGSPAATDRTAATNGNRTTDTGRTVEQLTAGLLRLHAERMQLLSREQRTRDRFTALHPEVAVAEVAALPGDVHDLAGLRDIGIRLAAGRPELPETGA, encoded by the coding sequence ATGAGTTCGGACCCGGCCCGCGCACGCGACTCCGCCCGCGCACAGGAATCCGCCCGCGCACGCGACTCCGCCCACGCGCACGACTCCACCCGTGCACTGGGAAACGCACGCCTCCTGGACGTCGATCCGCTGATCGACGACCCGAAGACCCGCATCGTGGTGTGCTGCGGCTCGGGCGGCGTGGGCAAGACGACCACAGCGGCGGCGCTGGGGCTGCGCGCCGCCGAGCGCGGCCGCAAGGTCGTCGTGCTCACCATCGACCCGGCGCGCCGCCTCGCCCAGTCCATGGGCATCGACTCCCTGGACAACACCCCACGCCGGGTGAAGGGCGTCGAGGGGGACGGCGAACTGCACGCCATGATGCTCGACATGAAGCGCACCTTCGACGAGATCGTCGAGGCGCACGCGGACCGCGAGCGGGCGGCGGCGATCCTCAACAACCCCTTCTATCAGTCGCTTTCGGCGGGCTTCGCGGGCACGCAGGAGTACATGGCGATGGAGAAGCTGGGGCAGCTGCGGGCGCGGGAGGAATGGGACCTCATCGTCGTCGACACGCCGCCGTCCCGCTCGGCCCTGGACTTCCTGGACGCGCCCAAGCGGCTCGGGTCCTTCCTGGACGGACGGCTGATCCGGCTCCTGACGGCGCCGGCGAAGCTGGGCGGCCGGGCGGGAATGAAGTTCCTGAACGTCGGGATGTCGCTGATGACCGGCACCCTGGGGAAGCTGCTCGGCGGGCAACTCCTCAAGGACGTACAGACCTTCGTGTCCGCGATGGACACGACCTTCGGCGGGTTCCGTACGCGCGCGGACGCCACGTACAAGCTGCTCCAGGCGCCCGGCACGGCGTTCCTGGTGGTCGCGGCCCCGGAGCGGGACGCGCTGCGCGAGGCCGCGTACTTCGTGGAGCGGCTGGCCGCCGAGGACATGCCGTTCGCCGGTCTGGTGCTCAACCGGGTGCACGGCAGCGGCGCCGCTCAGCTGTCGGCCGAGCGGGCACTCGCCGCCGCGGAAAACCTCGGACCCGATGCCGCGGCGGACCGTGATCTGGAAGCCGCGGAAAATCTTGCCGAGGCCCGCATTGTGGATCAGGGGGGCGGGAAGGCTGGACTTCGTAACTCTCCCGACACGTACGACAGTTCAGAATCTCCCGCTTCCGAGGCACCAGCTCCCGACGCCGCCGACGATCCCGACGAAGGCTCCCCCGCCGCCACGGACAGGACCGCCGCCACGAACGGGAATCGGACCACAGACACCGGCCGGACCGTCGAACAGCTCACCGCAGGCCTGTTGAGGCTGCACGCCGAGCGCATGCAGCTGCTCTCCCGCGAGCAGCGCACGCGTGACCGCTTCACCGCCCTCCACCCCGAGGTGGCGGTGGCCGAAGTGGCGGCGCTGCCCGGCGACGTGCACGACCTGGCAGGGCTGCGGGACATCGGGATCCGGCTCGCGGCCGGTAGGCCGGAGCTGCCCGAAACCGGCGCCTGA
- a CDS encoding WhiB family transcriptional regulator — protein MGWVTDWSAQAACRTTDPDELFVQGAAQNRAKAVCTGCPVRTECLADALDNRVEFGVWGGMTERERRALLRRRPTVTSWRHLLETARTEYERGAGLLPLDEEEVYERYLAVG, from the coding sequence ATGGGCTGGGTAACCGACTGGAGTGCGCAGGCGGCCTGCCGCACTACCGATCCGGATGAACTGTTCGTTCAAGGAGCAGCGCAGAACCGGGCGAAGGCAGTGTGCACCGGATGTCCGGTGCGCACGGAGTGCCTCGCCGATGCGCTCGACAACCGCGTCGAATTCGGCGTGTGGGGTGGCATGACCGAGCGGGAGCGCCGCGCATTGTTGCGCCGGCGCCCCACCGTCACCTCTTGGCGTCATCTGCTCGAGACCGCGCGTACGGAGTACGAGCGCGGTGCGGGCCTGCTGCCTCTTGATGAGGAAGAGGTGTACGAGCGCTACTTGGCGGTGGGCTGA
- a CDS encoding transglycosylase domain-containing protein, with translation MPKKRSGGGLSPFQQAAKFLGVSVLAGAVMAGIALPAAGALGLAAKGSVQSFDEIPDSLKSPQLSQRTTILDSEGGQIATVYSRDRTVVALKDISPYMQKAIVAIEDSRFYEHGAIDLKGVLRALNQNAQSGGVSQGASTLTQQLVKNYFVEEAGDDPTKVAQATQQTLGRKIRELKYAIQLEEKLGKKKILENYLNITFFGEQAYGIEAAAQRYFSKPAKKLNLQESALLAGIVQSPSRYDPVNDEAEATKRRNTVLQRMAETNDISQAEANKAMKTPLGLKVSKPNNGCITAVEGAAFFCKYVEKVFLSDPVFGETKEERAKIWNQGGLTIRTTLDPQAQESVQASLKDHVNQTDKVTAAATLVEPGTGKIVGMGQATPYGYGKNETEYNYSVNYAMGGSNFGFPTGSTFKPFVAAAALEEGRPATQEYASPYEMDYPSPVQRCGTDPYVNTQGDTVENEAESEVGPYQLKEAMAKSVNTYFVQMISDIGLCPVVNMTDKLHVTQGNGEKLPESPSIALGAVGLSPLTMATAYASFAARGMYCTPVAIESITQKVGDKQKSLDVPKSTCSRAMSEKTADTVNTLLSGVIDSGTGQAAGLTDRANAGKTGTTDSRKNAWFVGYTPNLAGAVWVGSATQKVEMENITIGGVWHDKVYGGQVPGPIWKDAMTGALDGKDSPSFNLVNIPDPQKDKDKGNDDGDNGDDDNGNGNNGGLIDGGLTTGGTTTGGTTPTPTISLPEGFIQGQGDGGNGNGGRDG, from the coding sequence ATGCCAAAGAAGCGCTCGGGCGGTGGTCTGTCGCCATTCCAGCAGGCCGCCAAGTTCCTCGGTGTCAGCGTGCTCGCGGGGGCGGTCATGGCGGGAATCGCGCTGCCCGCGGCGGGCGCGCTCGGACTCGCGGCCAAGGGTTCGGTCCAGAGTTTCGACGAGATTCCGGACAGCCTGAAGAGTCCGCAGCTGAGTCAGCGCACCACGATCCTGGACAGCGAGGGCGGCCAGATCGCCACGGTCTACTCGCGTGACCGGACCGTGGTCGCCCTCAAGGACATCTCGCCGTACATGCAGAAGGCGATCGTCGCGATCGAGGACTCGCGCTTCTACGAGCACGGCGCGATCGACCTGAAGGGTGTCCTGCGCGCCCTGAACCAGAACGCGCAGAGCGGCGGAGTGTCCCAGGGCGCCTCCACGCTCACGCAGCAGCTCGTGAAGAACTACTTCGTCGAAGAGGCCGGCGACGACCCGACGAAGGTCGCCCAGGCCACCCAGCAGACCCTCGGCCGCAAGATCCGCGAGCTCAAGTACGCGATCCAGCTCGAGGAGAAGCTCGGCAAGAAGAAGATCCTCGAGAACTACCTGAACATCACGTTCTTCGGCGAGCAGGCGTACGGCATCGAGGCAGCGGCTCAGCGCTACTTCTCCAAGCCCGCCAAGAAGCTGAACCTCCAGGAGTCGGCGCTGCTCGCGGGCATCGTCCAGTCGCCCAGCCGGTACGACCCGGTCAACGACGAGGCGGAGGCGACCAAGCGCCGCAACACCGTCCTGCAGCGCATGGCCGAGACGAACGACATCTCGCAGGCGGAAGCCAACAAGGCCATGAAGACGCCGCTCGGCCTGAAGGTCAGCAAGCCGAACAACGGCTGCATCACGGCGGTCGAAGGCGCGGCCTTCTTCTGCAAGTACGTGGAGAAGGTCTTCCTCAGCGACCCGGTCTTCGGCGAGACCAAGGAGGAGCGGGCGAAGATCTGGAACCAGGGCGGCCTGACGATCCGTACGACGCTCGACCCGCAGGCACAGGAATCGGTGCAGGCCTCGCTCAAGGACCACGTCAACCAGACGGACAAGGTCACCGCGGCGGCCACCCTGGTCGAACCGGGCACGGGCAAGATCGTCGGCATGGGCCAGGCGACGCCGTACGGCTACGGCAAGAACGAGACCGAGTACAACTACTCGGTCAACTACGCCATGGGCGGCTCCAACTTCGGCTTCCCGACCGGTTCGACGTTCAAGCCGTTCGTGGCCGCGGCCGCCCTGGAGGAGGGCCGGCCCGCGACCCAGGAGTACGCGTCGCCGTACGAGATGGACTACCCGAGCCCCGTCCAGAGGTGTGGCACCGATCCGTACGTCAACACGCAGGGCGACACGGTGGAGAACGAGGCCGAGTCCGAGGTCGGGCCGTACCAGCTGAAGGAGGCGATGGCCAAGTCGGTCAACACCTACTTCGTGCAGATGATCTCCGACATCGGCCTGTGCCCCGTGGTCAACATGACCGACAAGCTGCACGTCACGCAGGGCAACGGCGAAAAGCTGCCGGAGAGCCCGTCCATCGCCCTCGGCGCGGTGGGCCTCTCGCCGCTGACGATGGCCACCGCGTACGCCTCCTTCGCCGCCCGGGGCATGTACTGCACCCCGGTCGCCATCGAGTCGATCACGCAGAAGGTCGGCGACAAGCAGAAGTCCCTCGACGTGCCGAAGTCCACCTGCTCGCGGGCGATGTCCGAGAAGACCGCGGACACCGTCAACACCCTCCTGAGCGGCGTGATCGACTCCGGTACGGGTCAGGCCGCCGGTCTCACCGACCGCGCCAACGCCGGTAAGACGGGTACGACCGACTCCCGCAAGAACGCCTGGTTCGTCGGCTACACGCCGAACCTCGCCGGCGCGGTCTGGGTCGGCAGCGCCACGCAGAAGGTCGAGATGGAGAACATCACGATCGGCGGCGTCTGGCACGACAAGGTCTACGGCGGCCAGGTGCCGGGTCCCATCTGGAAGGACGCGATGACCGGCGCCCTCGACGGCAAGGACTCCCCGTCCTTCAACCTCGTCAACATCCCCGATCCCCAGAAGGACAAGGACAAGGGCAACGACGACGGGGACAACGGGGACGACGACAACGGGAACGGCAACAACGGCGGTCTGATCGACGGCGGCCTCACGACCGGGGGCACCACTACCGGCGGCACCACGCCGACGCCCACCATCTCTCTCCCCGAGGGCTTCATCCAGGGGCAGGGCGATGGTGGCAACGGGAACGGTGGGCGGGACGGCTAG